From a single Mangifera indica cultivar Alphonso chromosome 19, CATAS_Mindica_2.1, whole genome shotgun sequence genomic region:
- the LOC123203493 gene encoding NAC domain-containing protein 2-like, producing MSATLQLPPGFRFHPTDEELVMHYLCRKCLSQPIAVPIIAEIDLYKFDPWHLPGMALYGEKEWYFFTPRDRKYPNGSRPNRAAGSGYWKATGADKPIGQGKAVGIKKALVFYSGKAPKGEKTNWIMHEYRLADVDRSVRKKNSLRLDDWVLCRIYNKKGSLEKHQNQAANRKMDSPVMEEDKKPDIVNVVNKLALPPNAAAGMVNDYLYFDTSDSVPKLHTDSSCSEQVVSPEFTSEVQSEPKLQPWDNNDLAFSYNYLDPSMDLSFNSQFQSINQLSPLQDMFMYPQKRF from the exons ATGTCAGCTACGTTACAGTTGCCTCCTGGTTTCCGATTTCATCCGACGGATGAGGAGCTCGTGATGCACTATTTATGCCGGAAATGTTTATCGCAGCCAATAGCCGTACCGATTATCGCGGAAATCGATCTTTACAAATTTGACCCTTGGCACCTCCCag GTATGGCCTTGTACGGAGAAAAGGAGTGGTACTTTTTTACACCGAGGGACAGGAAGTACCCGAACGGTTCAAGGCCGAACCGAGCAGCGGGAAGCGGGTACTGGAAGGCGACTGGAGCCGATAAGCCTATTGGGCAAGGTAAAGCCGTCGGAATAAAGAAGGCGTTGGTGTTTTACTCCGGAAAAGCTCCGAAAGGAGAGAAAACCAACTGGATTATGCATGAGTATCGGTTGGCCGATGTGGATCGGTCGGTTCGCAAGAAGAACAGCTTAAGG CTTGATGACTGGGTCCTATGTCGCATATACAACAAGAAGGGAAGCCTCGAGAAGCACCAAAATCAAGCGGCTAATCGGAAAATGGATTCACCGGTGATGGAGGAAGATAAGAAACCAGATATCGTTAACGTCGTCAATAAATTAGCGCTTCCTCCGAATGCAGCGGCCGGAATGGTTAATGATTATCTGTACTTCGACACGTCGGATTCGGTGCCGAAGTTGCACACGGACTCGAGCTGTTCGGAGCAAGTGGTGTCACCGGAATTCACAAGCGAGGTGCAGAGCGAGCCGAAGTTACAACCGTGGGACAACAATGACCTTGCGTTTTCGTATAATTACTTAGATCCCAGTATGGACTTGAGCTTTAATTCTCAGTTTCAGAGCATTAATCAGCTGTCGCCGTTGCAGGATATGTTCATGTACCCTCAGAAGCGCTTTTAA